GgaaaagcttttacaatagCTCACTAGACGACTGGCGTGGATGTTTGAGTCTGAATTCCTGTCCAGAGTAGTCAGGAAAAGGTTTTGTTGATCATTGTGAGGCTTTTTGCACTAACCTAAGAAGTGTAAACTGAAAGGATTTGTTTCTCCCGCTATGGCGTCCAGAGGACGGGAAATGTGCGCTCCACCTTTTTCAAAGACTGCCTCTACGAGGTCTTTGACGACCTGGAGTGCAAGATGGAGCACGCCGGAAAGCATCTGCTGCGCTCCGTGCTGCAGCTGATGGAGAGCGGCGCGCTCGTCCTCACCACCAACTTCGACAACCTGCTGGAGATCTACGCGGCCCACCAGGACACCAAACTGGAGTCCCTGGACCTGACGGATGAGAAGAAGGTAGGCGCGCCAGCATGAATGAGCATTGATCGATACTCCCAGCTGCATCACGCGCTGTCAGCTCTTTATCCTCCAAGCAGATGCAAAGGTCACCACAATATGTGCTGATGTgagcttttgtgtctttttcccatttgttgttttaaaatgttgtctttttatGTCTAAACtagatcaaaatgtctttaatggaGACAACGAATGCCTGTCCGTCTGTGAAAAAGCCCTTTTCTTATTATCATTATCTTAGTCAGACAGCTGAGTGAAGGCCAAAGGTCAAACTCTGATGTTGGAGGGGAGAGCCTGAACAGTCGTTAGTTTTCACACGCTGCTCATGTTTAAATCTGTGCTCCTCTGATGTAAGACTTACCTTCTGAAAAGATCCCATTTGTGAGAAACCGCCGGGCGCTCTGCCCCTCAGTCCTGGTATTTATGCCCCGTCTCCATCAGAGCTATTATCCGCTAGTCGCCGTCCAGCCAGAACCGGCTTCAGTGCAGTGGAGTGTTCAGCTGGCgtgtgtgcttttgtgtgtcTAGGTGTTGGAGTGGGCTCAGGAAAAGCGGAGGCTGAGTGTTCTGCACATTCACGGTGTTTACACAAACCCCAGTGGGATCGTCCTGCACCCTGCGGGATACCAGAACGTCCTGAGGAACACTGAAGTCATGGTGAGCGCCGACGGGGTTCTGCACGCAAACGCCTCCCGCTCCCATCGTCACCCATGACGCCTGTCCCCCACAGCGCGAGATCCAAAAGCTGTACGAGACCAAGTCCTTCGTGTTCCTGGGCTGCGGGCGCACGGTGGACGACACCACCTTCCAGGCTCTGTTCCTGGAGGCGGTCAAGCACAAGTCGGACCTGGAGCACTTCATGCTGGTGCGGCGGGAAGATGTGGGGGAGTTCAAGAAGCTGCGCGACAACATGCTGGACAAGGGCATCAAGGTCATCTCCTATGGAGACGAGTATGCTGACCTGCCGGAGTACTTTGAGAGGCTGGCCAACGAGATCTGCAACCGAGACGTGTCCACCAACGGCTGGGGTGAGGACCACCAAAGAGCGGCACATCGCTTCAGTCCACAGAAGTCTGCCGATGTCCATATGACATACACACATCTACATGACACAATCTGAATGCTCATTCAAATGAGCAAAGTTTAGCCTGACCGGGCTGCATGATGGGAGCAAAACATGCAGTGTCCAACATTAATGATCAATGTAACCATGACGAAAACAGAGAACAATAATGCATCGTTTCCATTTCACCCCAACAGTTTTATTGAAAGAAAAGTTGACATAAGTTGAAGCCCCACCCCCGATCATCTCTGGTGGTCTTTTCATTACgatgatgctgttttcagccaaaatctaaaGACCTAGTTTCTGAGTCTCTGAGTTGTGTTCCAGCAAAAGTAACCCTCCGCTTATATCCCATCAgcccttttgtttacactccctcccactagcttactgGGAATGAGGCGGAGCAGCAAGGCTTTGCTCCGCCCATTTAAGTTGCTGCATCACAACTTTTTCAAACGGCCTTTTTTAcctgctcctgactcaccatGCTGTGAATGAAGACAtcacagaaatgtaattttaatccataattatttcataaatgtcctccatcaagagaGAAATGCAACAACgttaaaaaccaccaaaaaacGCCATTTTCACTGAAACGATTGTCCAAACAAGCCACGTCTACGCAGCAGGCAGGCCTCATCTAACagcacctgattggtcaaatacttcaagctgccatgagacgCTTTTTGCACATGGATgaacatgtaacccttgtgctatccaaggcactttaacattgggagttgggtcatctagacccactagacagtgctctgaaccttttttcttcaatgatttgtgatcttcactggtgtccatggattacatgaaatctttccacctttatccacctttgtcatggtagggagaacacgtcaatgtgaggggggggtcatctaagataacacaagggttaacaacaAATGTTAGCTTTACAATGAAGCCTTTATTGAAATGACTCAATGTTTAAAATTCTTCCTAGTTTTGCtagattttctgttttcattcatcttcaaaTGAAAGAACCCACCTCTGCTGGGTTGTCAGAGTTCTGCATGTTTGACTGTTTGTCCTCTTCCTCCCAGGCTCTCCGTCCCAAAACGCAGAGGAACAGCAGAACGGCTTCAACTCTCAGAAAAACCTGCTGCAAGGCTAGAGTGGAAGAACGTCAAAGTCTGTAGAAACGACCCTGAAACCAAAGCTTAGTAAAACCTGAACTGCTGCTGCCTGGTTTTCAGACGTttcttctctgcttctcctGTTTAGAGGGGATTCCTCTGCACACATGAAATGAACGGAGGCCTAAAAACCTTCCTTGTGTCTCCTAAAGGAAGCTGCAGGACTTCCTAAACCTCCCCGCCACATTTCAGTGCTACAACATGAATGTTACGACACTTCGGTTTGTTCTAAACAGATTTACAAGTAGCTTTATTTTCTGGTTCTTCTAAAGCAGAAAGAGTTTGTAGAGCCAGACTCAGGCGTTCCTTTtaaaagcagctgcatgttCTGTAGCTCTGAACTGACAGCAGGCTGAGAAAGCCGCTCATGTTCCTGGAAGTCCAATGTCACCAGCTTGCCACTCCTCcaatgaaaagctttttttatatttgtggtgcatttctggtatttatattttcaaaataaaagcttttggtATCCCATCTGTCCTCTTATTTCTGATGGGACAGTGACCGAACATCCACTTGACTCAGCATTTAGCAGCTTTATTAGGAAATGCTTACATTCTCATAAATTAGGTCAGATTTTCAGTACAACTCTCGTCTTTCTTATTGCACTAAATCAACTTAAAGGGGGCATGAATATATAGATTTCTTAGACTTGTATTCTTataattgaataaatgaaagaaacatcCTAAATCTATGGA
The Oryzias latipes chromosome 13, ASM223467v1 DNA segment above includes these coding regions:
- the fam118b gene encoding protein FAM118B; this encodes MASAVGVKTEKRPAADSQDADSNAKKPRKLLPSLKTKRAPELVLVIGTGVSSAVAPQVPALRSWKGLIQALLDAANDFDLLEEEESRRFQKHMQEDKNLVHVAHDLIQKLSPRTGNVRSTFFKDCLYEVFDDLECKMEHAGKHLLRSVLQLMESGALVLTTNFDNLLEIYAAHQDTKLESLDLTDEKKVLEWAQEKRRLSVLHIHGVYTNPSGIVLHPAGYQNVLRNTEVMREIQKLYETKSFVFLGCGRTVDDTTFQALFLEAVKHKSDLEHFMLVRREDVGEFKKLRDNMLDKGIKVISYGDEYADLPEYFERLANEICNRDVSTNGWGSPSQNAEEQQNGFNSQKNLLQG